CACCTTCAACGCGCTGCGCCTGGCCGCGGCCGCGATGGCCGAGGCCCCGCCCGACGAGGAGGGGGAGCGGGGCGTCATCGTCAACACGGCCTCGGTGGCGGCCTTCGAGGGGCAGATCGGCCAGGCCGCCTACGCGGCCTCCAAGGGGGGCGTGGTGGGGCTGACGCTGCCGGCGGCCCGGGAGCTGGCGCGCTTCGGCATCCGGGTGGTCACCATCGCGCCGGGCGTCTTCGACACCCCGATGGTGGGGGCGCTACCCGAGCCCGTGCGCACGTCCCTGGAGGCCCAGGTGCCCTTCCCGCCGAGGCTGGGGCGACCCGACGAGTACGCGGCGCTGGTGCAGCACATCGTCGAAAACCCCATGCTCAACGGCGCCGTCATCCGGCTGGACGGGGCGTTGCGGATGGCGTCCCGCTGACCTGGCGAAGACGAGGCCCGACGCGGCGCCCGGGGCCGTCCGACGTCCCGGGGGCGTTTACCCCGGCGGCCCCTCGGGGCGGCCGCCCTCCTCCAGGTGGGCCAGATCCTTGTCGAGCGCCTCCCAGGCCAGCATGGCGCACTTGACCCGCACCGGGAACCGGCTCACCCCGGCCAGCGCCTCGAGGTCGCCCAGGTCGGCCGCCTCGGGCGTCAGCTCACCTCGCACCATGCGGGCAAAGCGCGCCAGCATCTCCCGGGCCTCGCCCAGCGTCTTGCCCTTGACGGCCTCGGTCAGCATGGAGGCCGACGCCTGGCTGATGCTGCACCCCTGACCCGTGAAGCGGGCCTCCCGGATGGTCTCGCCCTCGACGGCCAGTGCCAGCGTGATCTCGTCGCCGCACAGCGGGTTGTGCAGGTGGACGCTGGCGTGCGCCCCGGCCAGCGGGCCCTTGTTGCGCGGGGACTTGTAGTGATCCAGGATGACCTCCCGGTAGAGCTCCTCCAGCACGACGGGTCCGCCACCCTCACCGGGGCGTCGCCCCCGCCCCGAAGATGGCCCGCACGGCCTCGAGCGCCCGCACCAGCGCGTCGACGTCCTCGGGCGTGTTGTACACGTAGAAGCTTGCGCGCACCGTCGCCGCGACGTCAAGCCAGCGCATGAGCGGCTGGGCGCAGTGGTGACCCGCCCGCACGGCCACGCCCTGCTGGTCGAGGATGGTGGCCACGTCGTGAGGGTGGACGCCCTCCACGTTGAAGCTGACGAGCCCGCCCCGCTCCCGGGGCCCGTAGATCCGCACGTCGGGCATCTGGCCCAGCCGCTCGAGGGCGTACGCCACCAGCCGCTCCTCGTGGGCGCGCACCCGCTCCATGCCCAGCGACTCCAGGTACTCGACCGCTGCCCCCAGCCCCACCGCCTGCGCGATGGGGGGCGTGCCGGCCTCGAACCTGTACGGCACGTCGTTGTAGGTCGACTCGAAGAGGCCGACCTCCCGGATCATCTCGCCCCCGCCGAACAGGGGCGGCATCGACTCCAGCAGCTCCCGCCGCCCCCACAACACCCCGATGCCCGTGGGTCCCATCATCTTGTGCCCGGAGAAGGCCAGGAAGTCGCACCCCAGCCGCTCCACGTCGACAGGCTGGTGGGGGACGCTCTGGGCGCCGTCGAGCACCACCACCGCCCCCGCCCGGTGGGCCCGCTCGGCCATCTCCCGCACCGGGTTGATGGTGCCGAGGACGTTGGACTGGTGCGTGAAGGCCACCACCCGTACCCGGCCGCCCTCCAGCAGCCGCTCGTAGCTGGGCAGGTCCAGGGTGCCGTCGGGCAGCAGATCGACGTAGCGCAGGCGAGCGCCCGTCGCCTGCGCCACCATCTGCCACGGCACCAGGTTGGAGTGATGTTCCATGGGGGTCAGCACGATCTCGTCGTCCGGCCCGAGCCTCGGCTGGGCGTAGCTGCGCGCCACCAGGTTGAGGGCCTCGGTGGCGCCTCGCACGAAGATGACGCACGCCGGGTCCGGCGCCCCGATGAACCGTGCCACCGCCCGGCGCGCCCCCTCGTACGCCTCGGTGGCCCGCTCCGCCAGCGCGTGCACCCCCCGGTGCACGTTGGCGTTGTCGCGCTGGTAAAAGCGCGCCTCCGCCTCGATGACGCTGCGCGGCTTGTGCGACGTGGCCGCACTATCGAGGTAGACGAGCGGGTGCCCGCCCGTCACCGTCTGGTGCAATGCCGGAAAGTCCTCTCGGCACGTCTCGATGCAACGCACGCCCTGCCTCGACCTCTTCTCAGGTGGTCAGGCGGCCCCCAGCTTCGCGCTCACGATGCCCCGGATGCGCTCCTGCACGGCCGCCGACGGGATGCGATCCAGCACGGGCCGCAGGAAGCCTTCGACGATGAGGGCGATGGCCACCTTCTCCGGGATGCCGCGGCTCATCAGGTAGAAGAGCTGCTCGCGGTCGACCTGTCCCACCGTGGCGGCGTGGCCGGCTCGCTGGACCTCGCTCTCCTCCACCACGACGCTGGGGTTGGCGTCGGCCCTGGCGTCGGGGCTCAGCACCAGGATGTTGCCCTTCTGGTAGGCGCCGGACTCACGGGCGCCGCTGTGGATGTGGGTGACGGCGCGGTAGATGCCCCGGGCCTGTCCGTTGAGCACGCCCCGGGCGGCGATGTCCGATTCGGTGTGGGTGCCCCGGTGATCCATGCTGTTGAGCAGGTCCAGATGCTGCTGGCCGTCGGCGAAGAAGACCAGCACCGTGTGCGACGAGGCCCCCGACCCCTCCAGCGCCGACTCGAACTCCCCCCGGGTCAGGCCGCACCCGAACTCGCCCAGGATCCACTCGACCTGGCTGTCCCGATCCTGGACGGCCCGCCGGTTGGTGAAGCTCTGGACGTGGGTGCCCCAGGTCTGCAGCGCCACGTAGTCGATGCGGGAGCCGGGCCCGGCCACGATCTCGACGGCCCCCGCCACCAGCGGCCGCACGCCTCCGGCGGTCTCGCCGTCGGCCGACATCTGGGACTCGACCACGGTCACGCGCGCCTCGTCCTCCAGCACGATGAGGGTGTGGGGGAAGAGCAGAGGCCGGGCGGCGTCCATCCACGTCACGATCTGGATGGGCTGCTCGAGCTGCACGCCGCGCGGCACCAGCAGCACGGTGCCCACGTCCCACGCCGCCCCGTGCAACGCCATGAACTTGCCCTGAGAGGCCGGCACGGCCCGGGTCATGAAGTGGGCCCGCACGAGATCGGGCATCCGGGCCACGGCCTCCGACAGGCTCATCAGGCGGACGCCCCGACGGGCCAGCTCCGGGTCGACCCAACGGGCCGACCGCACCGGCGCCTCGATGCCCGCCGCCACGTGGGCGATGACGGCGCTGCCGGCCGGGATGCCCCGCAGCTCCTGCACCACGGCGGCCGGCCACGAGCCGTCCACCCCGTCCGGCGAGGCGAGATCGACGACGGGCGCCGCCGCGGGCGCCGACTCCAGGGCCCGGCGCAGCGCCTGTACGTAGGCCTCCATGTCGAGCCCCGAGAGATCCGTACGGTCCCACCGGGGCATGGGCGTCTCCTCGAAGAGCCGCAGCGCCTCGGCCCGCCGCTCCACCATCCAGGAGGGCTCGGCCCGGCGGGCGCCGTAGGCCTCGATGACAGAGCGCTCGATCGCCAGCGTGCTCTGCACGTTCACCGCGCCGCCCCTCCTATCGTGCCACGCTCTGGTCGGCCAGTTGCTGGCGGAGCCACTCGTAGCCCTTCTCCTCCAGCTCCTCGGCCAGCTCCTTGCCGCCGGAGCGCACGATGCGGCCATCCATCATGACGTGGACGTAGTCGGGCTCGATGTAGCGCAGGATGCGCTGGTAGTGGGTGATGATGAGCGCGCCGAAGCCGGGGCCGCGCAGGCTGTTGACCGCCCGCGCCACGATCTTGATGGCGTCGATGTCGAGGCCCGAGTCGGTCTCGTCCAGCACGGCGATGCGGGGCTGCAGGATGGCCATCTGGAGCATCTCGTTGCGCTTCTTCTCGCCGCCGGAGAAGCCCTCGTTGAGGTAGCGGCCGGCGAAGCTCCGGTCCATCTCCAGCAGCTCCATCTTCTCGCGCAGCAGCCTCTGGAACTCGGCGATGCTCACCTCCTTGCCGTCGCCGCCCCGCACCGCGTTGACCGCGGTCCGCAGGAAGCTGGCCACCGTCACGCCCTGCACCTCGGCAGGGTACTGGAAGGCCAGGAAGAGCCCCTTGCGGGCCCGCTCGTCGGGGCTCATGGACAGCACGTCCTCGCCGTCGAGGAGCACCTGGCCGCTCTCGATGGTGTAACGCGGGTGGCCCATCAGGGCGAAGGCCAGGGTCGTCTTGCCCGACCCGTTGGGCCCCATCAGCCCGTGCACCTCGCCGGAGCGGACCGTGAGGGTCAGCCCCTTGACGATGGGCTTGTCGTCGACGTTGACGTGAAGATCGACGATCCTCAGCTCGTGCCTGGTCTGCTCGCTCATCGGCCTCTCTGTGCGAACCTCCTTCGTCTCGGTGAAAGGGTGGGGAGAAGGCCTCCCATTGCCTTCCGCAGTATAGCACAGACGAACTTAACTTGCTTAACTATTTACCGGGCGGTAGGGGAGCGCGCCCGGCTGCCGAACAACGCCACGACGCCGCAGAGGGGGGATGGCGATGGGCTCCGCCGAGACGGGCGTAGGAGCTCCCCGAGCGGGTGGGGCGGCGGCCGCCGACCTGGAGCGGCTGTGGGAGCTCCAGCAGGTCGACGGTGCCATCCGGGCGGCACGGGAGGGCCTCGAGGGGCATCCCGACCGGGTCGAGGCGGAGTCGGCCCGCGACGCGGCGGCCCGGCTCGAGGCGGCCTGCCGGTCGCACCAGGAGCGGCTGCGCGAGCTGCGCATGACGGTGCGCCGCCTGGAGCGCGAGCTGGCCGAGGCGGAGCGGGAGGGCGATCAGCTCCAAGAGCGCCTCTTCGGGGGAGCCGTCACCCACCCCAAGGAGCTGAGCTCGCTGCAGGCCCGCCTGGAGGCGATCCGGGAGCGAGCCGGCCGCCTGCAGGACGAGGCCCTGGAGCAGATGGAGTCGCTGGAGCAGACCGAGCGGGCCCTGGCGCAGGCCCGGGAGGACCTGGACCGGGCGCGGGAGCGCCTGGGCCAGGCCGAGCGGCGCTGGGAGGCGACCCGGCGCGACCTGGAGGCCGAGCTGGCCCGCCTCGAGCGCCGGCGAGCCCAGCTGGTCGCCGCCGTCGCCAACCCCACCCACCTGGCGCGCTACGAGCGCCTGGCCGGGGCCAAGGGCGGGCAGGCCCTGGCCCTGGTGGACCAGGAGCGGTGCTCGGCCTGCGGCATGCCCCTCTCCAACCTGGTGCTCACCGAGGCCCGGCGCAAGGAGCGCATGATCTTCTGCGAGACGTGCGGGCGCATCCTCTACTGGCCGCCCGGGCGCCATCTCGGGCTGCCGGGGGCGCCGGCGCCGGCATAGAGAGCTGCATCCGGTGCTTGACGGGCCCGGCGGCGCGGCTACAATAGGGTTCGGTCAGTGGGTCGGGAGGCCGCGGGTGGCCGGCCATGCCGGCGACCCGAGGAAAGTCCGGACTCCGCAGGGCAGGGTGCCGGGTAACGCCCGGCGGGGGCGACCCCAGGGAGAGTGCCACAGAGACCATACCGCCGGCCGGCCCCAGGGGCCGGCTCCGGCAAGGGTGAAAAGGTGAGGTAAGAGCTCACCAGCGGTCAGGCGACTGGCCGGCTGGGCAAACCCCACCCGGAGCAAGACCGAGTAGGAGGGGCCCCGGAGGTGGCCCGCCTCGATGCCCCTCGGGTAGGTCGCTGGAGACGGGCGGCGACGTCCGTCCTAGAGGGATGGCCTCCCTCGACAGAATCCGGCTTATAGACCCGCTGGCCGTTTGTCACATCGTCGTCCTGAGTCCCTACCGCCCCATGGGACCAAAGCGTAGCGGAGCGGGAGCCGGCCCCGTGCCGGTCATTGCGTAGGGACTGTACGAGACGGGCGAAGGCGTCCCTTGGGCGAGGGGCGCCTTCGCCTTTGCAGGTCGGCTCTCTTCGCCGGGTGCCGTCTCCCGCGCTACCCCTGCGAGGGCGCCATCAGCTTGGCGTCGACGACGACGGCGTCGTGCTCCCGCACGAAGACGGGGTTGAGATCCATCTGGTCCACCCGGTCGGCGTGGGCCAGCACCCAGTCGCTGGCGGCCAGCACCACCTCCACCAGCGCCTGCCGGCTGGCGCGCAGCCCCCGGAAGCCCTCGAACAGGGCCCGGCCCCGCAGCTCGTCCAGCATGGCCTCGACGTCGACGGCGCGCACGGGCAGCCGGCGGAAGGCCACGTCCTGGTACAGCTCGGCCAGGACGCCGCCCACCCCGACCATGACACAGGGGCCGAAGACCGGGTCCCGGAAGAAGCCCACGATGGCCTCGACGCCGGGCCGCTCCATGGCCTCGACGAGGATGGGATCGTCGGGAAAGCGGGAGCGAAGCTCCGCCACCACCCGCTCGAGCTCGGCGCCGTCCCGGATGCCGAGGCGCACGGCCCCCGCCTCGGTCTTGTGGAGCAGGGCCGGCGACGAGACCTTGGCGACCACGGGGAAGGCGAAGGGCAGCGAGCCGGGGACCGGATCACCCGGCAGGAGCAGCCGCGAGGGGGGCACCTTGATGCCCAGTCCCGCCAGGATGGCCTTGAGCTCGTGCTCGGCCGCTGCCAGGCGGGCCGGGACGCGCGTCGACACGTCGGATCACCTCATCTCGGCACCATGGGCCGGTCGGCGGGGCGGGCCACCGCCGCGGCCACGGCAGGGTAGCGCAGGATGGCGGCCAGGGAGCGCACGGCCCGCCACAGCGACGGGTAGGTGGGCACGCCCAGGCCGTTGAGGGTGCGGAAGGGCTCCTGGGTATCCTTGACCCCCACCAGGGCCGCCACCACCGGTTTGCCGTAGCGGCGGGCCTGGCGCGCCACCGCGGGCAGCACCTCGGGGCCCATGAAGGGCAGCTGGAGCACCACGCTGGCCAGCACGGCGTCGACGCCGGGATCCTCGAGCACCACCTGCAGCGCCTGCTCGTACATGGCGCTGGAGGCCTGACCCGTCAGGTCGACGGGGTTGGCGACGCTGGCGAAGGAGGGCAGCACCTCGCGCAGCCGCGCCCGCGTGCCCTCCGAGAAGGAGGCCATCGCGAGCCCCACGCCGCGGGTGGTCGACTCGATGTAGTCGGAGAGCATGACCCCCTGCCCGCCCGCGCAGGTGACGACGGCGACCCGCCGGGCCCCCGGCGCCGGCGCGGGGGCCAGGGCCAGCGCCAGGCACGTGTCGACCAGCTCCAGGTCGTCGAAGACACGCCAGATGCCGTACTGGCGCAAGACCCCGTCGACCACCTGGTCGGGGCCTGCCATGGAGCCGGTGTGCAGCGCCGCCGCGCGGGCCCCCGTGGCCGTGCGGCCCGCCTTGAGCAGCACGACCGGCTTGCGCCCCGCCAGCTGCCGGGCCGCCTCCAGGAAGGCGGGGCCGTCCGCGAAGCTCTCCAGGTAGAGACCGATGACGGCCGTGGGATCCTCGGGGCGGCCCAGGGCTTGCAGGAGCTCCGCCTCGGCGATGTCGAGGCGGTTGCCCATGCCGACGAAGGCCGACACCCCGACGCCCATGGAGGCTGCCGTCGACAGCAGCGTCGCCCCCACCGCCCCGCTCTGGGAGAGCAGGGCCACGGAGCCCGCCCCGGGGCGGGGCAGGCGGTCGTCGGGCAGGAAGAGCGTGTCGAGGCCGTAGATGGGGTTGAGCACCCCCAGGGTGTTGGGGCCCAGGATGCGGGTGCGGCTGCCCTGGACGATGGCGCGCAGTCGCCGCTCCAGCTGGCGCCCCTCCTCGCCGGTCTCGCCGAAGCCGCCGGCGATGGGGATGACCACCTCGACGCCGCGGCGCACGCACGCCTGCACCAGCTCCGGGACGGTGGCGGCCGGGGTGGCGAGGACAGCCATGTCGACGGGTTCGGGCAGGGCGTCGAGGGAGGGCCAGACGGGCTGGTCCAGGATGCGGGTGGCGTGCGGGTGGACGGGATAGACCCGAGCTCGGCCCTTGAGCAGGTGACGGAGGATGATGTGCCCAATCTTGTCGGGGTTGGGAGAGGCGCCCACGATCGCGACGGTGCGCGGGGTCAGAAGCGAGCGGATCACGCGATCTCCCCCTTCTCGCTTCTCGCAGCCGAGGGGGGCAAACAGCACGCAGTTGCAATAATCTCGCTGCCCGCTCTCATTCTAGCAAAGCGGGCCGCCCGCGCCGAGCCCCGGCCCGCGTCACGTGGGGACGCTGTGCGACGGCACCCAGGAGCAGGTGGAGACGGAGGAGGCATCCAGGAGGGTCATGACCATGCGGACGTCGACGACGCTGTTGCAGCGGGTGGCCGACACGGTGCGAGCCCTGTCGGTCGATGCGGTCGAGCAGGCCCGTTCGGGTCACCCCGGGCTGCCGCTGGGCTGCGCGGAGATCGGGGCGGTGCTCTTCGCCGAGGTGCTGCGCCACGACCCCGGCTGGCCGGGCTGGCCGGACAGGGATCGGCTGGTGCTGTCGGCCGGCCACGGATCGATGTGGCTGTACAGCCTCCTGCACCTGACGGGCTACCCGCTGCCGCTGGACGAGTTGCGCCGCTTCCGCCAGCTCGACTCGCTGACGCCGGGTCACCCCGAGCACGGGCGCACCCCCGGCGTGGAGACCACCACGGGCCCGCTGGGCCAGGGCTTCGCCAACGCGGTGGGCATGGCCCTGGCCGAGGCCATGCTGTCCGCCACGTACAACCGCCCCGGCTTCCCGGTGGTGGACCACCGCACCTGGGTGCTGGCCAGCGATGGCGACATGATGGAGGGCGTCGCCTCGGAGGCCGCCTCCCTGGCGGGCCACCTGCGGCTGGGCAAGCTCAAGGTGATCTACGATCACAATCAGATCTCCATCGAGGGCTCCACCGAGCTGGCCTTCTCCGAGGACGTGGCGCGGCGCTTCGAGGCGTACGGCTGGCGGGTCACCACGGTCGACGGGCACGACATCGAGGCGCTGCGGGCTGCTCTGGCCTGGGCGGTGGCCGACGAGAGCCGCCCGTCGCTGATCGTGGCACGCACGCACCTGGCCTACAAGAGCCCCAAGCAGGACCAGGCCGAGGCTCACGGCGCCCCGCTGGGCCCCGAGGCGGCCCGGGCCCTCAAGGAGCGCATCGGCTTTCCACCGGACCGGCCCTTCTGGGTGCCGGAGGAGGTGCGGGCGCTGTTCGCCGAGCGCCGTGCGGCGTGGGAGGAGGCGAGCCGCAGCTGGCAGGCCCTCTGGGAGAACTGGTCCCGAGCCTTCCCCGAGCTCCGGCGGCGCTGGGACGAGGCCATGGCCGGCCAGTTGCCGGGCGATCTGGCGTCGGCGCTGCCGAGCTGGGACCCGGCCAGGCCAGTGGCGACCCGAGTGGCCGGCGGGCGGGTGCTGCAGGCCCTGGCCGAGCGGGTGCCCTACCTGGTCGGCGGGTCGGCCGACCTGGCCCCCTCCACCCACACCTTCATGGAGGGGCTGGGATCGGTGGGGCCGGGGCAGTACAGCGGGCGCAACCTCCACTTCGGGGTGCGCGAGCACGCCATGGGCGCCATCCTCAACGGCTTGAGCCTGCATGGCGGCCTGCGGCCCTTCGGCAGCACCTTCCTGGTCTTCTCCGACTACATGCGCCCGCCCATCCGGCTGGCCGCCATGATGCGGCTGCCGGTGCTGTACGTCTTCACCCACGACTCCATCTACGTCGGCGAGGACGGCCCCACGCACCAGCCGGTGGAGCACCTGGAGGCGCTGCGCGCCATCCCGGGTCTCGAGGTCTGGCGGCCGGCCGATGCCGCCGAGACCGGCCTGGCCTGGCTGGCGGCCCTGGAGCGCCGAGACGGACCCTGCGCGCTGGTGCTGACCCGCCAGGGCGTCCCCGCCGTGCCGGTGGAGGGGTCCGATGGGGCCCAGCGCCAGCGGGAGGGCGTGCGGGCCGGCGCCTACGTGGTGCGAGGGCTCGACGCGGCGCGCGTCGACGTGACGCTGGTGGCCAGCGGCAGCGAGGTGGCCACGGCCCTGGAGGCGGCCGGGCGCCTGGAGCAGGAGGGACTCCGGGTGCGGGTGGTCTCGGTGCCGTGCCGGGAGCGGCTGGCCGCGATGCCACCCGAGTTGCGCCGGCGCCTGCTGGCGCATCCCAGCCCCTGCGTCGTGGTCGAGGCCGGCGTCGGGAGCGGCTGGGGGTGGCTGGTGGGCGAGCGGGCGGAGCTGGTCGGGGTGACCCGCTTCGGCGAGAGCGCGCCGGCGGCCCAGGCCGCCGCGGCCGTGGGGCTCACGGTCGACCGGGTGGTGGAGGCGGCCCGCCGCCTGGTCGGGCCCCGCTGAGAGCCGCGGCCGTCAGGGGGAGCCCCTGCCCGTCGGGCCCACGGGGCGGTCGGGGACGGTGGCCGGGTAGAGCCGCGCCTCGGGCACCCGGATGGGGCGGATGACCGCCA
This genomic interval from Limnochorda sp. LNt contains the following:
- the tkt gene encoding transketolase — protein: MTMRTSTTLLQRVADTVRALSVDAVEQARSGHPGLPLGCAEIGAVLFAEVLRHDPGWPGWPDRDRLVLSAGHGSMWLYSLLHLTGYPLPLDELRRFRQLDSLTPGHPEHGRTPGVETTTGPLGQGFANAVGMALAEAMLSATYNRPGFPVVDHRTWVLASDGDMMEGVASEAASLAGHLRLGKLKVIYDHNQISIEGSTELAFSEDVARRFEAYGWRVTTVDGHDIEALRAALAWAVADESRPSLIVARTHLAYKSPKQDQAEAHGAPLGPEAARALKERIGFPPDRPFWVPEEVRALFAERRAAWEEASRSWQALWENWSRAFPELRRRWDEAMAGQLPGDLASALPSWDPARPVATRVAGGRVLQALAERVPYLVGGSADLAPSTHTFMEGLGSVGPGQYSGRNLHFGVREHAMGAILNGLSLHGGLRPFGSTFLVFSDYMRPPIRLAAMMRLPVLYVFTHDSIYVGEDGPTHQPVEHLEALRAIPGLEVWRPADAAETGLAWLAALERRDGPCALVLTRQGVPAVPVEGSDGAQRQREGVRAGAYVVRGLDAARVDVTLVASGSEVATALEAAGRLEQEGLRVRVVSVPCRERLAAMPPELRRRLLAHPSPCVVVEAGVGSGWGWLVGERAELVGVTRFGESAPAAQAAAAVGLTVDRVVEAARRLVGPR
- a CDS encoding acetate--CoA ligase family protein — protein: MSTRVPARLAAAEHELKAILAGLGIKVPPSRLLLPGDPVPGSLPFAFPVVAKVSSPALLHKTEAGAVRLGIRDGAELERVVAELRSRFPDDPILVEAMERPGVEAIVGFFRDPVFGPCVMVGVGGVLAELYQDVAFRRLPVRAVDVEAMLDELRGRALFEGFRGLRASRQALVEVVLAASDWVLAHADRVDQMDLNPVFVREHDAVVVDAKLMAPSQG
- the sufC gene encoding Fe-S cluster assembly ATPase SufC, with product MSEQTRHELRIVDLHVNVDDKPIVKGLTLTVRSGEVHGLMGPNGSGKTTLAFALMGHPRYTIESGQVLLDGEDVLSMSPDERARKGLFLAFQYPAEVQGVTVASFLRTAVNAVRGGDGKEVSIAEFQRLLREKMELLEMDRSFAGRYLNEGFSGGEKKRNEMLQMAILQPRIAVLDETDSGLDIDAIKIVARAVNSLRGPGFGALIITHYQRILRYIEPDYVHVMMDGRIVRSGGKELAEELEEKGYEWLRQQLADQSVAR
- a CDS encoding acetate--CoA ligase family protein; the encoded protein is MIRSLLTPRTVAIVGASPNPDKIGHIILRHLLKGRARVYPVHPHATRILDQPVWPSLDALPEPVDMAVLATPAATVPELVQACVRRGVEVVIPIAGGFGETGEEGRQLERRLRAIVQGSRTRILGPNTLGVLNPIYGLDTLFLPDDRLPRPGAGSVALLSQSGAVGATLLSTAASMGVGVSAFVGMGNRLDIAEAELLQALGRPEDPTAVIGLYLESFADGPAFLEAARQLAGRKPVVLLKAGRTATGARAAALHTGSMAGPDQVVDGVLRQYGIWRVFDDLELVDTCLALALAPAPAPGARRVAVVTCAGGQGVMLSDYIESTTRGVGLAMASFSEGTRARLREVLPSFASVANPVDLTGQASSAMYEQALQVVLEDPGVDAVLASVVLQLPFMGPEVLPAVARQARRYGKPVVAALVGVKDTQEPFRTLNGLGVPTYPSLWRAVRSLAAILRYPAVAAAVARPADRPMVPR
- a CDS encoding cysteine desulfurase, with amino-acid sequence MRCIETCREDFPALHQTVTGGHPLVYLDSAATSHKPRSVIEAEARFYQRDNANVHRGVHALAERATEAYEGARRAVARFIGAPDPACVIFVRGATEALNLVARSYAQPRLGPDDEIVLTPMEHHSNLVPWQMVAQATGARLRYVDLLPDGTLDLPSYERLLEGGRVRVVAFTHQSNVLGTINPVREMAERAHRAGAVVVLDGAQSVPHQPVDVERLGCDFLAFSGHKMMGPTGIGVLWGRRELLESMPPLFGGGEMIREVGLFESTYNDVPYRFEAGTPPIAQAVGLGAAVEYLESLGMERVRAHEERLVAYALERLGQMPDVRIYGPRERGGLVSFNVEGVHPHDVATILDQQGVAVRAGHHCAQPLMRWLDVAATVRASFYVYNTPEDVDALVRALEAVRAIFGAGATPR
- a CDS encoding SDR family NAD(P)-dependent oxidoreductase, producing MRVAGAVALVTGGASGLGEAAVRRLHRLGARVVVADVAVARGQSLAAELGEGARFVEVDVTDEAAVSRSVQAAVGLGPLRILVNAAGIGVARRILGREGPMPLDEFARVIQVNLVGTFNALRLAAAAMAEAPPDEEGERGVIVNTASVAAFEGQIGQAAYAASKGGVVGLTLPAARELARFGIRVVTIAPGVFDTPMVGALPEPVRTSLEAQVPFPPRLGRPDEYAALVQHIVENPMLNGAVIRLDGALRMASR
- a CDS encoding zinc ribbon domain-containing protein, translated to MAMGSAETGVGAPRAGGAAAADLERLWELQQVDGAIRAAREGLEGHPDRVEAESARDAAARLEAACRSHQERLRELRMTVRRLERELAEAEREGDQLQERLFGGAVTHPKELSSLQARLEAIRERAGRLQDEALEQMESLEQTERALAQAREDLDRARERLGQAERRWEATRRDLEAELARLERRRAQLVAAVANPTHLARYERLAGAKGGQALALVDQERCSACGMPLSNLVLTEARRKERMIFCETCGRILYWPPGRHLGLPGAPAPA
- the sufD gene encoding Fe-S cluster assembly protein SufD yields the protein MNVQSTLAIERSVIEAYGARRAEPSWMVERRAEALRLFEETPMPRWDRTDLSGLDMEAYVQALRRALESAPAAAPVVDLASPDGVDGSWPAAVVQELRGIPAGSAVIAHVAAGIEAPVRSARWVDPELARRGVRLMSLSEAVARMPDLVRAHFMTRAVPASQGKFMALHGAAWDVGTVLLVPRGVQLEQPIQIVTWMDAARPLLFPHTLIVLEDEARVTVVESQMSADGETAGGVRPLVAGAVEIVAGPGSRIDYVALQTWGTHVQSFTNRRAVQDRDSQVEWILGEFGCGLTRGEFESALEGSGASSHTVLVFFADGQQHLDLLNSMDHRGTHTESDIAARGVLNGQARGIYRAVTHIHSGARESGAYQKGNILVLSPDARADANPSVVVEESEVQRAGHAATVGQVDREQLFYLMSRGIPEKVAIALIVEGFLRPVLDRIPSAAVQERIRGIVSAKLGAA
- the sufU gene encoding Fe-S cluster assembly sulfur transfer protein SufU, whose protein sequence is MLEELYREVILDHYKSPRNKGPLAGAHASVHLHNPLCGDEITLALAVEGETIREARFTGQGCSISQASASMLTEAVKGKTLGEAREMLARFARMVRGELTPEAADLGDLEALAGVSRFPVRVKCAMLAWEALDKDLAHLEEGGRPEGPPG